A genomic stretch from Pararhizobium sp. IMCC21322 includes:
- a CDS encoding enoyl-CoA hydratase/isomerase family protein, whose protein sequence is MSEQILIERPDGFAIVTMNKPQRRNALGTQSITELQAALHDLAVDEDCRAIVLTGAPPAFCAGSDLKELGGLSIADMCAHEDLTARIARQMAYLPVPIIAAVEGYALGGGFILATSCDVVVTGTGTKWAMPEVNNGWLPPWGLQTLIARTGPVKARLITWGTENMDGTEALRLGVADAIAADGEVLEKACSMAQRFAALPTVAVRSTKRFFEAAIAGSSEQLDTEASRLFASDCEGEEAKAMLARFAVPS, encoded by the coding sequence ATGAGCGAACAAATCCTGATCGAACGACCCGATGGCTTTGCTATTGTCACTATGAACAAGCCACAGCGCCGCAACGCACTGGGTACACAAAGCATCACTGAGCTTCAGGCCGCGCTGCACGATTTGGCGGTAGATGAGGATTGTCGCGCTATCGTTCTGACTGGCGCGCCACCTGCTTTCTGTGCCGGCAGCGACCTGAAAGAGCTTGGTGGCTTGAGCATTGCTGATATGTGCGCCCATGAAGACCTGACCGCGCGTATTGCCCGTCAGATGGCTTACCTGCCGGTACCGATTATTGCTGCTGTCGAAGGCTATGCGCTGGGTGGCGGATTCATTCTGGCCACCTCCTGCGATGTCGTGGTCACCGGCACCGGCACCAAATGGGCAATGCCAGAGGTGAATAATGGCTGGTTACCGCCATGGGGTTTGCAGACATTGATTGCACGTACAGGCCCGGTCAAAGCTCGCCTGATCACTTGGGGCACCGAAAATATGGATGGCACAGAAGCATTGCGCCTTGGCGTAGCTGACGCCATCGCCGCCGATGGCGAGGTGCTGGAAAAGGCCTGTTCCATGGCCCAGAGGTTCGCCGCCCTGCCCACTGTCGCTGTTCGCTCAACCAAACGTTTTTTCGAGGCAGCAATCGCCGGATCGTCAGAGCAGTTGGACACAGAAGCCTCGCGCCTGTTTGCCAGTGATTGCGAAGGCGAGGAAGCCAAAGCGATGCTTGCCAGATTCGCGGTGCCATCATGA
- a CDS encoding FAD-dependent oxidoreductase — translation MIIATDARTQPDLYCDIVIVGGGAAGVATAVAAARNGMKVVLVERHGFCGGGAVAGHSGTVCGLYEASDDPSSGPVQAVFGFTDEFTKALEARGGLADPVRYGKTFTRVHDPIVWRETADAFLADSNITTIYHAVATRVLNEGGERIEGVELWTKQGPLRVRAKLTVDASGDADLIAMAGLPNTIGDNGRVQNPTMIFRLMGVDVPAFLATYGDDTIMPPSVSEKIVAANKAGTYCLPRAKIWLFPTTRPGELLCNCTRIIGADGRELNPLNWRDFAEAEIEGRKQAREYARFFADTLTGCENSFLNDMAVQVGVRQTRQIDGVQTLRNADILAGQKFSGGIARSPWPIELHSGERPKVEWLLNDVYEIPYGCFVPERGEGLLAAGRCLSAEHEAVASARVTAQCFSYGQAIGHAASIAVRENLAPREINGADLRDVLNRDGARLNG, via the coding sequence ATGATCATTGCCACAGATGCCCGCACGCAACCGGATCTGTATTGTGATATCGTCATTGTTGGTGGTGGCGCGGCAGGCGTCGCGACAGCAGTGGCTGCGGCGCGCAACGGCATGAAAGTTGTACTGGTAGAGCGCCACGGATTTTGCGGCGGCGGCGCTGTTGCAGGGCACTCCGGCACCGTATGCGGCTTGTACGAAGCTTCTGACGATCCCAGCAGCGGTCCTGTTCAGGCAGTGTTCGGTTTCACCGACGAGTTCACCAAAGCGCTTGAAGCGCGTGGCGGACTGGCTGATCCGGTACGTTATGGAAAAACCTTTACCCGCGTACATGATCCGATCGTTTGGCGGGAAACCGCAGATGCGTTTCTGGCCGATTCCAATATCACGACGATCTATCATGCCGTCGCAACACGCGTTCTCAACGAGGGCGGTGAACGAATAGAGGGTGTGGAGCTTTGGACCAAGCAGGGCCCCTTACGCGTGCGCGCCAAGCTGACGGTAGACGCATCCGGCGATGCTGATCTGATTGCAATGGCAGGCCTACCCAACACCATTGGTGATAATGGCCGGGTGCAAAACCCCACCATGATCTTCCGCCTGATGGGCGTAGACGTTCCAGCGTTTCTGGCCACTTATGGCGATGATACGATCATGCCGCCTTCGGTTTCTGAAAAGATAGTGGCGGCCAATAAAGCCGGAACCTACTGTTTGCCGCGTGCCAAAATCTGGTTATTCCCGACAACACGTCCAGGCGAATTACTGTGCAACTGCACCCGCATCATTGGCGCAGATGGTCGCGAATTGAACCCGCTGAACTGGCGCGACTTTGCCGAGGCAGAGATCGAGGGCCGAAAGCAGGCACGCGAGTATGCCCGTTTCTTCGCCGACACCCTCACTGGTTGTGAGAACTCCTTCCTCAATGATATGGCCGTGCAGGTTGGCGTGCGGCAGACGCGTCAGATTGATGGCGTGCAAACCCTTCGCAATGCCGATATTCTGGCAGGACAAAAATTTTCCGGTGGCATTGCCCGCTCGCCTTGGCCGATTGAGCTGCATTCTGGAGAGCGTCCCAAGGTCGAGTGGCTGCTGAATGATGTTTACGAAATTCCTTATGGCTGTTTCGTGCCCGAGCGAGGAGAAGGATTGTTGGCAGCTGGGCGGTGCCTGTCCGCTGAACATGAAGCGGTGGCCTCGGCCCGCGTGACGGCCCAATGCTTCAGCTACGGACAGGCTATCGGTCATGCCGCCAGCATTGCCGTGCGCGAGAATCTTGCACCGCGAGAGATCAACGGGGCAGATTTGCGCGATGTACTCAACCGCGACGGCGCGAGGCTGAACGGATGA
- a CDS encoding GntR family transcriptional regulator, producing the protein MTMVLDTTGEGAASSSEEAYAKIQNLIVVGELQAYSLISESDLTRRTGCGRTPVRDALQRLKFEGFVDVLPRRGILVTPIDINHQLELLETRRPLEELMVSLAAERATDDQRARMCQLADKLEAAISHKDRQAYLAINRAIHVLEAEAAHNRYLLRQMETIHSLSRRFWYSFIADTDSFSNAAEHHAATLRSIADGDPEAARSACHALLNLLETVSRRAIEVRVHGAIEKI; encoded by the coding sequence ATGACTATGGTGCTGGATACGACAGGTGAGGGTGCTGCTTCATCTTCTGAGGAAGCGTATGCGAAAATTCAAAACCTGATCGTGGTCGGCGAGTTGCAAGCCTACTCGCTGATTTCGGAGTCCGATCTGACTCGGAGGACGGGATGCGGACGCACGCCGGTGCGTGATGCACTGCAGCGCCTGAAGTTTGAAGGCTTTGTGGATGTGTTGCCCCGACGGGGCATTCTGGTCACACCCATCGATATTAATCATCAACTGGAGCTGCTGGAAACGCGCCGTCCGCTCGAAGAACTGATGGTGTCACTAGCTGCGGAGCGGGCCACCGATGATCAGCGCGCGCGAATGTGCCAGTTGGCCGATAAACTTGAGGCGGCGATTTCGCATAAGGACCGTCAAGCCTATTTGGCTATCAACCGGGCGATCCATGTTCTGGAAGCCGAGGCGGCACATAATCGTTATCTGTTGCGACAGATGGAAACCATCCATTCGCTCTCGCGACGCTTCTGGTATTCGTTCATTGCCGACACCGACAGTTTTTCCAACGCCGCTGAACACCACGCCGCGACCCTGCGTTCGATTGCAGATGGTGATCCGGAAGCGGCCAGGAGCGCCTGTCACGCCTTATTGAATTTGCTGGAGACAGTTTCACGGCGTGCGATAGAGGTGCGTGTACACGGGGCCATCGAGAAAATCTAA
- a CDS encoding septal ring lytic transglycosylase RlpA family protein — translation MQTSRIMMCVTRYSKFAAAGALALALAACSSSNSRIDPKYGVAASPRVSKAAYIPSGGGRYQVGKPYKIAGKWYKPKEVKRYERTGVASWYGDAFHGRKTANGEIYNMNAYSAAHPTLPLPSYVRVTNLANRNSVVVRVNDRGPFARNRLIDLSKRAAGALDFRRQGVAKVHVSYLGRAPVDGGDAKFLEASVHIKGRGRPGIQRIAGDLPADTTPLAYGAAAQIYSGPFNDLKNPTASGE, via the coding sequence TTGCAAACTTCACGGATCATGATGTGTGTAACGCGCTACAGCAAATTTGCTGCAGCAGGAGCGCTTGCCTTGGCTTTGGCCGCTTGCAGCAGCAGCAACAGCCGCATTGATCCCAAATATGGTGTGGCTGCCAGCCCGCGTGTCTCAAAAGCAGCCTACATCCCTTCCGGCGGCGGACGTTATCAGGTTGGCAAACCCTACAAAATTGCCGGCAAATGGTACAAGCCGAAAGAAGTCAAACGTTACGAGAGAACAGGTGTGGCCTCCTGGTATGGCGATGCATTTCACGGTCGCAAAACCGCGAATGGTGAAATCTACAATATGAACGCCTATAGCGCGGCGCATCCCACGCTGCCATTGCCAAGCTATGTGCGTGTTACGAATCTGGCCAACCGCAACTCAGTTGTGGTGCGTGTAAATGACCGTGGTCCGTTTGCACGTAATCGTCTCATCGACCTGTCCAAACGTGCTGCCGGCGCACTGGATTTCAGGCGGCAGGGCGTTGCCAAGGTTCATGTAAGTTACCTTGGCAGGGCACCTGTAGATGGTGGCGACGCCAAGTTCCTGGAAGCATCTGTCCACATAAAAGGTCGTGGACGTCCCGGTATTCAACGCATCGCGGGTGATTTGCCTGCGGACACAACGCCTTTGGCTTACGGCGCTGCCGCACAAATATATTCTGGCCCGTTCAACGATCTGAAAAACCCAACCGCTTCTGGCGAATAG
- a CDS encoding D-alanyl-D-alanine carboxypeptidase family protein — MQIFDLLSVIALVMIHQPMHLGAMHQISSLSKSILAAIFWLTLLSVPASAQLYQSRAQQAILIDMETGSILFQQDAERAAPPASLTKTMTTAIVFDALKRGEVTMETEFEVSEHAWRTGGAPARGSTMFAALGSNISVADLLRGLIIQSGNDSAIILAEGLSGSEDDFAKRMNEFGKTLGLQDSNFANPSGLPHPDQRVSPRDFVRIARYIIEEHPEYYKIFAERDFLWNGIRQSNRNPLLSAPIGADGLKTGFSQEAGYGLIGSAVQDGRRLIAVLMGLRKESDRALDGRRLLEWGFTAFDAVEVFPAGMEVGRVRVYGGSEGRVGAQTKEPVVALMPKQSRDALEGRIVYTGPISVPITQGDKIADLHVYSGNRLVVVSPLYAAETMEAAGVVGRAIGGVGEFLFGWL; from the coding sequence TTGCAGATTTTTGACCTGTTGAGCGTCATCGCTCTTGTCATGATTCACCAGCCGATGCATCTTGGCGCCATGCATCAGATTTCAAGCCTTTCCAAATCCATTCTGGCAGCCATTTTCTGGCTCACATTGTTGAGTGTGCCAGCTTCAGCTCAACTATATCAAAGCCGCGCACAGCAGGCCATTTTGATCGACATGGAAACGGGCAGCATTCTGTTTCAACAGGACGCTGAGCGCGCAGCACCGCCCGCCTCACTTACCAAGACAATGACAACCGCCATCGTATTCGATGCCCTGAAGAGGGGCGAAGTTACAATGGAAACAGAATTTGAGGTCAGCGAGCATGCCTGGCGAACCGGCGGCGCACCAGCGCGTGGCTCCACAATGTTTGCAGCTCTTGGGTCCAATATATCCGTGGCAGACCTGCTGCGCGGCCTGATCATTCAGTCGGGAAATGATTCAGCGATCATTCTTGCCGAAGGCCTGTCCGGATCAGAAGACGATTTTGCAAAGCGCATGAATGAGTTTGGCAAGACATTGGGCTTGCAGGATTCCAATTTTGCAAACCCAAGCGGATTGCCACATCCAGACCAGCGTGTTTCGCCGCGCGATTTTGTTCGCATTGCGCGATATATTATCGAGGAACACCCTGAATATTACAAAATCTTTGCCGAACGGGATTTTCTGTGGAACGGCATTCGCCAAAGCAACCGCAACCCGTTGCTCTCGGCCCCCATTGGTGCAGACGGCTTGAAGACCGGCTTCAGTCAGGAAGCGGGTTATGGCCTGATCGGATCGGCAGTTCAGGATGGCCGGCGCCTGATCGCTGTGCTCATGGGCTTGAGAAAAGAATCTGACAGGGCGCTTGATGGCAGGCGATTGCTTGAGTGGGGCTTCACGGCCTTTGACGCTGTGGAAGTGTTTCCAGCTGGCATGGAAGTTGGACGTGTTCGTGTCTATGGCGGCAGCGAGGGGCGTGTGGGCGCACAGACAAAGGAACCGGTTGTTGCCTTGATGCCAAAACAAAGCCGCGACGCACTGGAAGGTCGCATCGTTTATACCGGACCGATCTCTGTCCCGATCACGCAAGGTGACAAGATCGCTGATTTGCATGTCTATAGCGGTAATCGGCTGGTTGTTGTGTCGCCACTATATGCCGCCGAAACGATGGAAGCTGCAGGCGTTGTGGGGCGTGCTATTGGCGGCGTCGGTGAATTCCTCTTCGGATGGCTTTGA
- the tmk gene encoding dTMP kinase: MNSSSDGFDMKNRVPKEPGHFITFEGGEGSGKSTQIKLLADHLRKADFDVLETREPGGSPNAEAIRQYLLSGMAEGKGPRAEAMLFTAARMDHVENTIKPALNAGTWVLCDRFMDSTRVYQGMDLDTETVDLLEKIAVEKTRPDMTILLDLPAKQGLQRALSRDPDGIKDRFEKEDEALHEERRQAFLRLAQSEPKRIAIIDASKPEHIVDSQVWKACRRRFGIRTPMGV, from the coding sequence GTGAATTCCTCTTCGGATGGCTTTGATATGAAAAACCGTGTGCCCAAGGAACCTGGACATTTCATCACTTTTGAGGGTGGTGAAGGCAGCGGGAAATCGACGCAAATCAAGCTGCTGGCGGATCATCTGCGCAAAGCGGATTTTGATGTGTTGGAGACACGAGAGCCGGGCGGCTCTCCAAATGCCGAGGCCATCCGTCAATATCTGCTCAGCGGAATGGCAGAGGGCAAAGGTCCACGCGCGGAAGCGATGCTGTTCACAGCGGCCCGCATGGACCATGTGGAAAACACCATCAAACCCGCTTTGAACGCCGGGACCTGGGTTCTGTGTGATCGGTTTATGGATTCTACCCGAGTCTATCAGGGCATGGATCTGGATACTGAGACCGTTGATCTTCTGGAAAAGATTGCGGTTGAGAAGACCCGTCCGGATATGACAATCCTTCTGGACCTTCCAGCGAAGCAGGGACTGCAACGCGCGTTGTCTCGTGACCCTGATGGCATAAAGGATCGTTTTGAGAAAGAGGACGAGGCGCTGCATGAAGAGCGCCGTCAGGCTTTTCTGCGACTGGCACAATCTGAGCCGAAACGGATAGCGATCATAGACGCCTCCAAACCAGAGCATATCGTCGATTCACAGGTTTGGAAGGCATGCCGGAGACGGTTCGGCATCAGAACGCCAATGGGCGTTTAG
- a CDS encoding GFA family protein, with amino-acid sequence MTKISGSCLCGSVSYSGDVTVKMTMNCHCTDCRKITGAAYGTLLFMMEDELTITGDLQSYHHKSDRGSDLTKLFCGTCGSQMFTKNSVRPGGIGVRAGHVDQTDVVKPGANLFNDSAIPSTRMDPDLPLYAKLPG; translated from the coding sequence ATGACAAAAATCAGTGGCTCATGCCTGTGCGGATCCGTTTCCTACTCTGGTGACGTCACCGTTAAGATGACGATGAATTGCCATTGCACCGACTGCCGCAAGATCACCGGCGCTGCCTATGGGACTTTGCTGTTCATGATGGAAGATGAACTGACAATTACCGGGGATTTGCAGAGCTATCATCACAAATCGGATCGCGGCAGTGACCTGACCAAACTGTTTTGCGGCACATGCGGATCTCAGATGTTCACAAAGAACTCTGTACGTCCTGGCGGGATTGGTGTTCGTGCAGGACATGTCGATCAGACTGATGTTGTGAAGCCAGGCGCCAATTTATTCAATGACAGTGCCATTCCATCAACAAGGATGGACCCTGATTTGCCGCTATATGCAAAATTACCCGGCTGA
- a CDS encoding acyl CoA:acetate/3-ketoacid CoA transferase, translating to MANKIVSVEAATSLIANGDTITTSGFVGIGVPEYLLKGVEERFLQSAEPKDLTLFFAAGQGDGKERGLNHLGHDGLLRRVVGGHWGLIPKVAKLAVEGKIEAYNLPQGVISHLFRDIAAGKPGTVSRVGLETFVDPRSQGGKINAETTEDLVTTIEIGGEDYLFYKAFPINVALLRGTTADPAGNITMEREALVIDNLAQAMAVKNSNGIVIVQVERTVAYGSLSPRDVEIPGALVDAVVLAPAADHMQTFATAYSHAYAGRFRVEADAIPPMPLKARKIIARRAAFELPVNGVVNLGIGMPEGVASVASEEKLLSHVTLTAEPGVVGGQPASGLDFGAAINTDSIINQAQQFDFYDGGGLDLAVLGMAEIDATGSVNVSRFGPRLAGAGGFINISQNARSVVYTGTFTSGGARMSVEDGTLTIQSEGHIRKFVKHVEQVTFAGPRAARMQQPVLYVTERCVFQLTRDGLELMEIAPGIDVHRDILALMDFEPIMTEVTKMDERIFRSAPMDLRVDLLHLDLKDRMALDATKGQLFINLEKMRIRNLHDVTLIRERVEEICAGLGARVDAIVNYDGTFIEPDIENDYAAMVKELEDRFYSTVTRYSGSAFMRLKLGTVFQRDTAPHIFETADEARRFLAQMKDS from the coding sequence TTGGCAAATAAGATTGTGTCTGTTGAGGCGGCTACCAGCCTGATTGCAAACGGCGACACCATAACCACCTCCGGCTTTGTGGGTATTGGCGTACCCGAATATCTTCTGAAGGGCGTTGAAGAGAGATTTCTGCAAAGTGCTGAACCCAAAGATCTGACCCTGTTCTTTGCCGCAGGGCAGGGTGATGGCAAGGAACGTGGGCTGAATCATCTTGGCCATGATGGCCTGTTGCGTCGGGTTGTCGGTGGCCATTGGGGTCTCATTCCCAAAGTAGCCAAGCTGGCGGTTGAAGGTAAAATCGAGGCCTATAATCTGCCTCAGGGTGTCATCAGCCATCTTTTCAGGGACATTGCTGCCGGAAAGCCCGGAACCGTGTCTCGTGTCGGTCTTGAAACCTTTGTTGATCCACGTTCACAGGGCGGCAAAATCAACGCTGAAACAACAGAGGATCTCGTCACGACGATTGAGATCGGCGGAGAGGATTATCTGTTTTACAAGGCGTTCCCGATAAATGTGGCCCTGCTGCGCGGAACAACGGCCGATCCTGCTGGCAATATTACGATGGAACGCGAAGCGCTCGTCATCGACAATCTGGCGCAAGCCATGGCAGTCAAAAACTCCAATGGCATCGTCATTGTGCAGGTGGAACGAACAGTCGCGTACGGCTCGCTCAGTCCCAGAGACGTCGAGATACCGGGTGCACTGGTCGATGCTGTTGTGCTCGCACCTGCAGCCGATCACATGCAGACCTTTGCGACTGCTTACTCACATGCTTATGCAGGCAGGTTTCGTGTCGAGGCGGATGCAATCCCGCCGATGCCCCTTAAAGCGCGCAAGATTATTGCAAGACGTGCGGCTTTCGAATTGCCGGTCAACGGGGTTGTGAACCTTGGGATTGGCATGCCGGAAGGCGTCGCTTCTGTCGCTTCGGAGGAAAAACTGCTCAGCCATGTGACCCTGACTGCGGAGCCGGGAGTGGTCGGTGGCCAGCCGGCATCGGGGCTTGATTTTGGGGCCGCCATCAACACCGATTCCATCATCAATCAGGCCCAGCAATTTGACTTTTATGATGGTGGCGGGCTCGACCTTGCTGTTCTGGGCATGGCAGAAATCGACGCGACCGGTTCTGTCAATGTCTCGCGTTTCGGACCAAGGCTTGCCGGCGCAGGTGGCTTTATCAATATCAGCCAGAATGCGCGGTCCGTTGTTTACACCGGAACCTTCACCTCCGGCGGTGCCCGGATGTCGGTTGAAGATGGAACGCTGACCATCCAGTCAGAAGGCCACATTCGCAAATTTGTAAAGCACGTTGAACAGGTCACATTTGCCGGGCCGCGGGCGGCTCGTATGCAACAACCGGTCCTTTATGTAACCGAACGCTGCGTATTCCAACTGACACGCGATGGACTGGAACTGATGGAAATCGCGCCTGGCATTGATGTGCACCGCGATATTCTTGCGCTGATGGATTTTGAGCCAATTATGACAGAGGTCACGAAAATGGATGAGCGCATTTTCAGGTCCGCGCCAATGGACCTGCGGGTCGATCTGTTGCATCTGGATTTGAAGGATCGCATGGCGCTTGATGCAACCAAGGGGCAGCTATTCATCAATTTGGAAAAAATGCGCATCCGCAATTTGCATGATGTAACGCTGATTCGCGAGCGGGTGGAAGAAATCTGCGCCGGCTTGGGCGCGCGCGTAGACGCAATCGTGAACTATGATGGAACGTTCATAGAACCCGACATTGAAAACGACTATGCTGCAATGGTGAAGGAGTTGGAGGATCGGTTTTACAGCACGGTGACGCGCTATTCAGGATCGGCATTCATGCGCCTTAAACTTGGCACGGTCTTCCAGCGGGATACGGCACCTCACATTTTTGAAACCGCAGATGAAGCAAGGCGATTTCTGGCGCAGATGAAAGACAGCTGA
- a CDS encoding SDR family NAD(P)-dependent oxidoreductase: protein MVDMDSQMFGFDAPFSAILVGTSGGIGNALLEEAIKAVAANTVDASGHVFAINRKKQPSEYPAVTSLTADALNEEQLAETVATIKGSLQQNKFAPIRLILVAVGSLHTSQGTGPEKSLRSVTAHSMQEIFAANTVAPALAAKHFLPLLPKSGRTIFAALSARVGSISDNQLGGWYSYRASKSALNQILKTASIELSRTRPEAICVGLHPGTVDTKLSKPFQANVPDGKLFSAEQSANYLVQTLSRLTAEHSGQVFAWDGTPVPA from the coding sequence ATGGTTGATATGGATTCGCAAATGTTCGGCTTTGACGCGCCCTTCAGCGCAATTCTTGTGGGAACAAGTGGGGGCATCGGCAATGCGCTTCTTGAAGAAGCCATCAAAGCGGTCGCCGCGAACACAGTGGATGCATCAGGGCATGTCTTTGCGATCAATCGTAAGAAACAGCCATCCGAATACCCAGCTGTTACCTCATTAACTGCAGATGCATTGAATGAAGAACAGTTGGCTGAAACCGTTGCGACCATCAAAGGTAGTCTGCAGCAAAATAAGTTCGCTCCCATCCGCCTGATTCTCGTCGCCGTTGGGTCCTTGCATACGTCGCAAGGCACGGGACCTGAGAAATCCTTGCGCAGCGTAACTGCCCACTCCATGCAGGAAATTTTCGCTGCAAATACGGTTGCTCCAGCCCTCGCTGCAAAGCATTTTCTGCCGCTCTTGCCAAAATCCGGGCGCACCATTTTTGCCGCATTATCTGCCCGTGTCGGGAGCATTTCCGACAATCAACTGGGAGGCTGGTACAGCTACCGCGCTTCCAAATCTGCCTTGAACCAGATCCTGAAAACCGCATCAATCGAGCTTTCGAGAACCCGGCCAGAAGCGATTTGTGTGGGACTGCATCCAGGTACCGTGGACACAAAGCTGTCAAAACCGTTTCAAGCCAATGTCCCGGATGGCAAATTATTTTCAGCCGAACAGTCAGCGAACTATCTGGTTCAAACCTTGTCCAGACTGACTGCAGAGCACAGTGGGCAGGTCTTTGCGTGGGACGGCACGCCTGTCCCCGCGTAG
- a CDS encoding ATP-dependent Clp protease proteolytic subunit translates to MYDPVSQAQNMLIPMVVEQTNRGERSYDIFSRLLKERIIFITGPVEDGMSTLACAQLLYLEADNPKKEIALYINSPGGVVTSGLAIYDTIQFIKPAVSTLCIGQAASMGSLLLAAGEKGMRFSLPNARIMVHQPSGGFQGQASDIARHADDIVKLKRRLNDIYVKHTGQDYDMVEKTLDRDHFMTAEEAKTFGLIDSVVENRSEPDDGKGKGKKSD, encoded by the coding sequence ATGTACGATCCGGTTAGCCAGGCGCAGAACATGCTGATCCCCATGGTGGTCGAGCAGACCAATCGTGGAGAGCGCTCTTACGATATTTTCTCTCGCTTGCTGAAAGAGCGCATCATCTTCATCACCGGTCCGGTTGAAGATGGCATGTCGACCTTGGCCTGTGCCCAGCTTCTTTATCTGGAAGCGGACAATCCGAAAAAAGAAATTGCGCTCTACATCAACTCACCTGGTGGTGTGGTGACGTCAGGCCTGGCCATTTATGATACGATCCAGTTCATCAAACCGGCTGTATCTACCCTGTGCATCGGGCAGGCAGCATCCATGGGCTCGTTGCTTCTGGCAGCCGGCGAGAAAGGCATGCGTTTCTCCCTGCCGAACGCTCGCATCATGGTGCATCAGCCCTCTGGCGGATTTCAGGGACAGGCATCCGACATCGCCCGCCATGCAGATGACATCGTCAAACTGAAGCGGCGTTTGAATGACATCTACGTCAAGCATACCGGTCAGGATTATGACATGGTCGAGAAAACACTGGACCGCGATCATTTCATGACTGCTGAAGAAGCCAAAACCTTTGGTCTGATTGACAGTGTGGTAGAAAACCGCTCTGAGCCCGATGACGGCAAGGGTAAAGGTAAAAAATCTGATT